From the genome of Deinococcus sp. JMULE3, one region includes:
- a CDS encoding Fur family transcriptional regulator yields the protein MTMVRQTKQRAAVIDVLRSARSHPDAAWIHAQVREQLPSVSLGTVYRTLDALVRDGVVVTLERAGQATRYDWREGDAHHHAVCRTCGAIFDVDAGDVPAVPASALPAGFQVTDVRLEFMGVCPACQTQN from the coding sequence ATGACGATGGTGCGGCAGACCAAGCAGCGGGCAGCGGTGATCGACGTGCTGCGCTCGGCCCGGTCCCATCCGGACGCGGCGTGGATTCATGCGCAGGTGCGCGAGCAGCTGCCCAGCGTGAGCCTGGGGACCGTGTACCGCACGCTGGACGCCCTGGTGCGCGACGGTGTGGTCGTGACGCTGGAACGCGCCGGGCAGGCCACCCGTTACGACTGGCGCGAGGGCGACGCCCACCACCACGCGGTGTGCCGCACCTGCGGCGCGATCTTCGACGTGGATGCCGGGGACGTGCCGGCCGTGCCCGCCTCGGCGCTGCCTGCCGGGTTCCAGGTGACGGACGTGCGCCTGGAATTCATGGGCGTGTGCCCCGCCTGCCAGACGCAGAACTGA
- a CDS encoding biotin--[acetyl-CoA-carboxylase] ligase — MPERLLPLLTTRPQTGDALGARLGVNRVTVNTLARRLQEGGVPVQVSRAGYALHPDAPAPAQVTPTGLMGAAHRYHGTVTSTQDALRAWADEAQAPAPHGAVLTAERQTAGRGRRGRAWDTTHGTLVFSVLLRHGPGGGPLSLPHLALLPLAAGVALARAAGVGGLKWPNDLLAPDRRKLAGILLEADLRGEEARRAVLGIGVNVSAAPDGAAHLREFRPDLTRAQLLTDLLRELHTWLDAPPDDMLRAWREASVTLGQPVRVQTPQGPVDGTALDLDPSGSLIVQTPAGPLTVGAGDVQLIGTLT, encoded by the coding sequence ATGCCCGAGCGCCTCCTGCCCCTCCTGACCACGCGACCCCAGACCGGGGACGCGCTGGGCGCGCGACTGGGCGTGAACCGCGTGACGGTCAACACCCTGGCCCGCCGCCTGCAGGAAGGCGGGGTGCCGGTGCAGGTCAGTCGCGCCGGGTACGCCCTGCACCCCGACGCCCCCGCGCCCGCGCAGGTCACGCCGACCGGATTGATGGGGGCCGCGCACCGCTACCACGGCACCGTGACGAGCACCCAGGATGCCCTGCGCGCCTGGGCGGACGAGGCCCAGGCCCCCGCCCCGCACGGCGCGGTCCTGACCGCCGAACGGCAGACCGCCGGTCGTGGGCGGCGCGGGCGGGCCTGGGACACCACGCACGGCACGCTGGTGTTCAGCGTCCTGCTGCGCCACGGACCCGGCGGCGGCCCCCTGAGCCTCCCGCACCTGGCGTTGCTGCCCCTCGCGGCGGGCGTCGCGCTGGCCCGCGCGGCGGGCGTGGGCGGCCTGAAATGGCCGAACGACCTGCTTGCCCCGGACCGCCGCAAACTGGCGGGCATCCTGCTGGAAGCCGACCTGCGCGGCGAGGAGGCCCGCCGGGCGGTGCTGGGCATCGGCGTGAACGTCAGCGCCGCGCCGGACGGGGCCGCGCACCTGCGCGAGTTCCGCCCGGACCTGACCCGCGCGCAGCTCCTGACCGACCTGCTGCGGGAACTGCACACCTGGCTGGACGCCCCGCCGGACGACATGCTGCGCGCGTGGCGCGAGGCCAGCGTCACCCTCGGGCAGCCCGTGCGCGTGCAGACCCCGCAGGGCCCCGTGGACGGCACCGCCCTCGACCTCGACCCCAGCGGCAGCCTGATCGTCCAGACGCCCGCCGGCCCCCTCACCGTCGGCGCGGGCGACGTGCAGCTCATCGGCACCCTCACCTGA
- a CDS encoding biotin transporter BioY, giving the protein MTLTHPTLARQLAPTPSLLRDVLLVVGGAAFVAVLAQAEVPLKPVPLTLQTLGVLLVGAALGWKRALAALAVYVAAGAAGLPVLAGGSAGLMNAAGTGMRASIGYLFSYPLAAALVGFLVERYALDRKFLGTCLAMLAGSALIYAVGLPVLGALTGLKGGALLTAGLTPFIIGDTIKLLLAALLLPTAWKFIRK; this is encoded by the coding sequence ATGACCCTGACTCACCCCACCCTCGCCCGCCAGCTCGCCCCCACCCCCAGCCTCCTGCGCGACGTGCTGCTCGTCGTGGGCGGCGCCGCGTTCGTCGCCGTGCTCGCCCAGGCCGAGGTGCCCCTCAAGCCCGTCCCGCTGACCCTGCAGACGCTCGGCGTGCTGCTCGTCGGCGCGGCCCTCGGCTGGAAACGCGCGCTGGCCGCCCTGGCCGTGTACGTCGCCGCCGGGGCCGCCGGACTGCCCGTCCTGGCAGGCGGGTCCGCCGGACTGATGAACGCCGCTGGGACCGGCATGCGCGCCAGCATCGGCTACCTGTTCAGCTACCCGCTGGCCGCCGCCCTCGTCGGCTTCCTGGTGGAACGCTACGCGCTGGACCGCAAGTTCCTCGGCACCTGCCTCGCCATGCTCGCGGGCAGCGCCCTCATCTACGCCGTGGGCCTCCCGGTGCTGGGCGCCCTGACCGGCCTGAAAGGCGGCGCGCTCCTGACCGCGGGCCTGACCCCCTTCATCATCGGGGACACCATCAAACTGCTGCTGGCCGCGCTGCTGCTCCCCACCGCCTGGAAGTTCATCCGCAAGTAA